A single Cucumis melo cultivar AY chromosome 4, USDA_Cmelo_AY_1.0, whole genome shotgun sequence DNA region contains:
- the LOC103502781 gene encoding pentatricopeptide repeat-containing protein At2g15820, chloroplastic, protein MVFSMSIPTSAFSTVTLLRSLTLSLSPYHHYFHYPNHIIPTLFISSYSVKVRQLPRIRAFASGSFVKQLVYDRDSPSESEEHLSSPYSNGGDGFHFENGFASVDLKHLGTPALEVKELDELPEQWRRSKLAWLCKELPAQKPGTVIRLLNAQRKWMGQDDATYLTVHCLRIRENETAFRVYKWMMQQHWYRFDYALSTKLADYMGKERKFSKCREVFDDIINQGCVPSESTFHILIVAYLSAPVQGCIEEASTIYNRMIQLGGYQPRLSLHSSLFRALMSKPGDLSKHHLKQAEFIYHNLVTSGLELHKDIYGGLIWLHSYQDTIDKERIVSLRKEMQQAGIKEEKEVLLSILRASSKMGDVVEAERLWQKLKYLDGNMPYQAFVYKMEVYAKMGKPMKALEIFREMEQLNSTTAAAYQTIIGILCKFQEIELAESIMAGFIESNLKPLTPAYVDMMNMFFNLSLHDKLELTFSQCLEKCKPNRTIYSIYLDSLVKVGNLDRAEEIFSQMETNGEIGVNARSCNLILCGYLLFGNYMKAEKIYDLMCQKKYDIDPPLMEKLDYVLSLSRKEVKKPMSLKLSKEQREILVGLLLGGLEIESDEERKNHRIQFEFHKNCKTHSVLRRHIYEQYHKWLHSASKLTDGDIDIPYKFCTVSHSYFGFYADQFWPRGRQTIPNLIHRWLSPRALAYWYMYGGCRTSSGDILLKLKGSHEGVEKIVKSLREKSMHCKVKRKGSMYWIGLLGSNATWFWKLIEPFILDDLKESTQADSLNLGVLNETENINFDSQSDSVEETSN, encoded by the exons ATGGTTTTCTCCATGTCCATTCCTACCTCTGCATTTTCCACTGTGACCCTTCTCCGTTCTCTCACTCTTTCCCTCTCTCCGTACCATCACTACTTTCATTATCCCAATCATATAATCCCTACtctctttatttcttcatattcTGTTAAAGTGCGACAACTTCCCAGAATTCGTGCCTTTGCTTCCGGTTCTTTTGTTAAACAGCTGGTGTATGACCGGGATTCCCCGTCCGAATCTGAGGAGCACTTATCATCTCCATACAGTAATGGGGGTGATGGTTTCCATTTTGAAAATGGTTTTGCATCAGTGGATTTGAAACATTTGGGAACGCCTGCGCTCGAAGTCAAGGAGCTGGATGAGTTGCCAGAGCAATGGCGAAGATCCAAATTGGCTTGGCTTTGTAAGGAATTGCCAGCACAAAAGCCGGGAACAGTGATACGACTGCTTAATGCACAGAGAAAATGGATGGGGCAGGATGATGCGACCTATCTCACCGTGCATTGTTTGCGTATCCGTGAAAACGAGACAGCATTTAGG GTGTACAAGTGGATGATGCAACAACATTGGTATCGATTTGATTATGCTTTATCTACTAAGCTTGCCGATTACATGGGCAAGGAACGGAAGTTCTCAAAGTGTCGAGAAGTATTTGATGATATAATTAATCAGGGATGTGTGCCAAGTGAATCCACATTTCATATATTGATTGTTGCATACCTTAGTGCACCTGTTCAAGGATGCATAGAGGAAGCAAGTACCATTTACAATCGTATGATTCAGTTAGGAGGTTACCAACCACGTCTTAGCTTGCACAGTTCCCTCTTTAGAGCTCTTATGAGCAAACCAGGGGATTTGTCAAAGCATCATCTTAAACAGGCTGAGTTTATATATCATAATTTGGTAACAAGTGGACTCGAGCTACATAAAGATATATATGGTGGTCTAATTTGGCTACATAGTTATCAGGATACTATTGACAAAGAAAGGATAGTGTCACTAAGGAAAGAAATGCAACAAGCAGGAATCAAGGAGGAAAAAGAAGTCCTTTTGTCCATCTTGAGAGCAAGCTCGAAAATGGGGGATGTAGTGGAAGCAGAAAGATTGTGGCAAAAACTTAAGTATTTAGATGGTAACATGCCATATCAGGCTTTTGTTTATAAAATGGAAGTCTACGCAAAGATGGGTAAACCAATGAAGGCTTTGGAGATATTTAGGGAGATGGAGCAGTTGAACTCTACTACTGCTGCGGCATATCAGACAATTATTGGTATTTTATGTAAATTTCAAGAGATAGAACTTGCAGAATCAATCATGGCAGGCTTCATAGAGAGTAATTTGAAACCCCTCACGCCAGCTTATGTTGATATGATGAATATGTTTTTCAATTTAAGCTTACATGATAAGTTAGAGTTAACCTTCTCTCAGTGCCTTGAGAAGTGTAAACCCAATCGTACCATCTATAGCATATATTTGGACTCTTTGGTAAAAGTTGGTAATCTTGACAGGGCTGAAGAAATATTTAGTCAGATGGAAACAAACGGAGAAATTGGTGTAAATGCTCGTTCATGCAACCTCATTTTATGTGGGTATCTTTTATTTGGAAATTATATGAAGGCTGAAAAGATATATGATTTGATGTGTCAGAAAAAGTATGACATTGATCCTCCTTTAATGGAGAAACTTGATTATGTCCTAAGCTTGAGTAGAAAGGAGGTTAAGAAGCCAATGAGCTTGAAGTTGAGTAAAGAACAGAGGGAGATTTTAGTAGGGTTGTTGTTAGGTGGTCTGGAGATAGAGTCTGATGAAGAGAGGAAAAATCACAGAATCCAATTCGAATTCCACAAAAACTGTAAAACTCACTCTGTTTTGAGGAGGCACATATATGAGCAATACCACAAGTGGTTGCATTCTGCTTCAAAGTTGACCGATGGTGATATAGATATACCATATAAATTCTGCACTGTTTCACATTCATATTTTGGTTTCTATGCAGATCAGTTTTGGCCACGAGGGCGTCAGACAATCCCTAATCTTATTCACCGGTGGCTTTCACCTCGTGCTCTTGCATACTGGTATATGTATGGAGGCTGCAGGACATCATCAGGGGATATTTTATTGAAACTAAAGGGAAGTCATGAGGGTGTTGAGAAGATTGTTAAATCTCTGAGAGAGAAGTCCATGCATTGCAAAGTGAAAAGGAAGGGCAGCATGTATTGGATAGGTTTACTTGGAAGCAATGCCACATGGTTCTGGAAACTAATTGAGCCTTTCATTCTGGATGACTTGAAAGAAAGTACACAGGCAGACAGTCTTAACTTGGGGGTTTTAAATGAAACTGAAAATATCAACTTTGATAGTCAATCTGATTCCGTTGAGGAGACTTCAAATTAA